GGGCATGGAATGTCACGGTCTTTTCGCCGCGTTCCCACCAGAGGGCTGGGCCATCGGTGATGTAGCAGTTGTCTCCCGCGAAAGCCTCGTTAAGCGATTCAAGCGAAAGCTCCTGCGATTTTACGACCGTTCTCACTTTCCCGAAAACATGTTCTTGGCTATGCCCGAGCGAAATCAGCGGCATGTTCACGAAGGTCGTTTCGTTCAAGTCGCCATGGGCATCGTTGCCGCCGATGGGCAGCAAGTAATTGCCTTTGCCGAGTTCTTCGATCCACCATTCACGCCCGAGCTTGAAGCCTTCATCGCGAATGCCGTTCCAGAACTGGATTCCGCGAATCTTGTGGGCGGCGTCCAGGTTCAAGTCCTTATGGCTCCAGTAGCCGCGACGGAAGATGAATTTCTCGAGGTAGCCCATGGGCTGCATGGGGTGTGCGGCAAAGCAATGCGCCTTTGTCATTTCCAATAGCTTGGGAATCTTGAAGGTCGGCTTGTTGTCGAGCCAGTTGCGCCCGCAGTCGCCGAGCCCGGGCAAATAGCCTTCGGGGCCGAGGGCGGTCATGTGCACGTTTTCGCCCTTGGAATTGCCGGCCGAAACTTCTTCGCCGGCAATCATAAGCGGCATGCTTGCATTCTGGTTCAGCTTGCGGACTTCTTCGCGGAGTGCATCGAAGCGGGTGAGCGGAGTGTCCGCTTCTTTGGTATAGTCTTCGGTGGTGTAGGCAAAGTCGTAGGCGTGATCGGTACAGCTCACGAAATCGAGCCCGACGGCTTTGGCCGCCTGTTGCATTACTTCGGGCGAGGCGCCGTGTTCCACGTGGTCAGCCGAGTAGTGCGTGTGGCAATGCATTTCGCCGGCGACAAATCCCGGCGCCTTAGGCGGTTCTTCGGCAAGCACGTGAATCTTGAGCGGCTTGGGCTTTAATCCGGGGTAATTCCAGCGGGTAAAAACTTTAGTGGCGGAGCGTTCACCGCTTTCGCTGATTCGCTGCGCGTAAATCTTGCAGTCCAGTTCGTGAACGCCTGGCTCCAAGTGTCCGAGCTTGATCGGGTAAAAGCCAAATTGCTCCTTCGCCTGTATCTGTAAGTCAAAGGTCTTGCCGTTGATTTCCGCCTTCTCGATAAGCGTCGGGAACCGATGCGCGTCGCGGACCACCACCCATAAAGTCGGTTCTACGCCCGGCACAAACTGGAACGGGGCGTCGACCAATATTTCGGGCCACGGCTTGTACAGCAGCGACCACGGAAGCTTAAACTTGAAATGCGTCTCGGCGTAATGCAACTTTTCGCCCGGAATAAAGCTCATTATTCCTCCGGCTTGTCATCATCATCGTCGTCTTTATCTTCAACCGGCTCCGGTTCGTTCCAGAGCCCAAAACCGATACGCACTTGCATGGTGAGTCCGCCAATGTTCCACTTGGCCTTTTTATCGGGACCATCGGGGACAATCTTAGAGAATTTCTTATCGGATTCAACCTTGATGCTGCTGAAACCGATATCGCCGTAAATGTTGAAATTTTTCCAGTTCGCAATCAGGTAGCCGACGCTTACGCCAAAGCCTGCGCCAAGGAGCGGCGTCTTTGCTTCCATTTGACCCCAGGTGGTGTAAATTTCGGTGCCGGGCAAAACCCAGTACCAGCGCACGGCGATGCTGAACAGGCTTTCGCCCGAAAGCGTCATGAAGTTGCGGGGGATGCCGAGTCTGTATTCCAAAAAGAGCGGCATGCCCTGAATGGTATAGCTGTAATTGTGGGTGCGGTTCTTGCGGTCGGTAAGCACCACCGATTCATTGTCGTAAATGAAACTGACGCCCGCGCTAATAAAGTTGTCCTTGAAAAGCTGGTATTGGATTCCTGCCGAGATCGGGAAGCAGAAGTTCACTTTCTGGAAATCCTGCTTGGCGACACTCAGCGATTCGCTTTCGTTTACGGCGTCTTCCCTAAAGCTGCGGTAGAGCGTGTCGATGGCGTTCTGGAAGTATTCGCGTTCCGGAAAGTCCAAAAAAGAAACGGCTGGCTGCAAAAAGATCGAAAGCCTGGAACGGTCGCGGGTCGATGTTTCTTCGGCGGCCATCGCAGATGCGGCAAGAACTGCCACAAGA
This genomic window from Fibrobacter sp. UWB5 contains:
- a CDS encoding PHP domain-containing protein, translating into MSFIPGEKLHYAETHFKFKLPWSLLYKPWPEILVDAPFQFVPGVEPTLWVVVRDAHRFPTLIEKAEINGKTFDLQIQAKEQFGFYPIKLGHLEPGVHELDCKIYAQRISESGERSATKVFTRWNYPGLKPKPLKIHVLAEEPPKAPGFVAGEMHCHTHYSADHVEHGASPEVMQQAAKAVGLDFVSCTDHAYDFAYTTEDYTKEADTPLTRFDALREEVRKLNQNASMPLMIAGEEVSAGNSKGENVHMTALGPEGYLPGLGDCGRNWLDNKPTFKIPKLLEMTKAHCFAAHPMQPMGYLEKFIFRRGYWSHKDLNLDAAHKIRGIQFWNGIRDEGFKLGREWWIEELGKGNYLLPIGGNDAHGDLNETTFVNMPLISLGHSQEHVFGKVRTVVKSQELSLESLNEAFAGDNCYITDGPALWWERGEKTVTFHARNTQDFGGAFRYIRIFGRKRSASGKLAKAETLCIESVVAARANTDLTVNNDDFAYLRAECETATGKFAMTSAAVL